A segment of the Georgenia sp. M64 genome:
CCTCGAGAACGGGACGCTGAGCGTGACCGGCCCCGCCGACGGACGGATCCTGGGCCTGGACGCCGACCTGCACGACGTCGGCGAGCTCGCGCCCACGATCGCGGCCCTGTGCGCCCTCGCCGTCACGCCGTCACGGCTGCGCGGCATCGCGCACCTGCGGGGCCACGAGACCGACCGCCTCGCGGCGATCGTCGCGGAGATCGGCCGGCTGGGCGGTCGGGCCCGTGAGACGGCGGACGGCGTCGAGATCGACCCGTCGCCGTTGCACGGCGCCGAGCTGGAGACCTACGCCGACCACCGCATGGCGACCTTTGCGGCGATCATCGGGTTGCGGGTGCCGGGCGTGCGGGTCCGTGACGTCGCCACGACCGCCAAGACGCTGCCCGACTTCACCGGCATGTGGCACGGGATGCTTCTCGGATGAGGACCCGCTGATGGCCCGGGACACCGGCACGGACGACGATCGCGTCCGGGTACGGCCGAACCCCCGCGGGAACCGGCCCCGTACCAAGAACCGTCCGGACCACGCCGACGCCGTGGGCGCGATGGTGCTCGGCGTCGACCGGGGTCGTTACCACCTCCTCACGGACGACGGCACACGCGTCACGGGCATGAAGGCGCGCGAGCTCGGCCGCGGCGCCCGGACCGCCGTCGTCGTCGGCGACCGGGTGGGCGTGGTCGGAGACGTCTCCGGCCGCAAGGACTCGCTCGCGCGCATCGTCCGGGTCGAGGAGCGGACATCGGTGCTGCGCCGGTCGGCGGAGGACGGCGACGCCCCCGGGGTGGAGCGCGTCATCGTCGCGAACGCGGACCAGCTGGTCATCGTCACGGCACTCGCCGACCCCGAACCACGCCCGCGCATGGTCGACCGGACGCTCGTCGCCGCCTACGACGCGGGGATGGAGCCGGTCCTGTGCCTGACCAAGGCAGACCTGGCCGACCCCGGCCCCTTCCTCGCCCAGTACGAGGCCCTCGACGTCACCGCGCTGGTCACCTCGATCGTCGGGGACGAGATCTGCGGACTCGACGCCCTGCGCGAGCGCCTCACGGGACGGGTCTCCGTGCTCATCGGGCACTCCGGGGTGGGCAAGTCCACCCTGGTCAACGCCCTGGTGCCCGACGCCTTCCGTGCCACTGGCGTGGTGAACGTCGTCACGGGCCGCGGCCGGCACACCTCCTCGTCCGCCGTCGCACTTCCCCTGCCCGGTGGCGGCTGGGCGATCGACACCCCGGGGGTCCGCTCGTTCGGCCTGAGCCACGTCGGCGCCGACGACCTCCTGCGGGGTTTCGCCGACCTCGCCGAGGTCGCCGCGCAGTGCCCGCGCGGTTGCAGCCATGCCGAGGACGCCCCGGACTGCGCCCTGGACGAGTGGGTG
Coding sequences within it:
- the rsgA gene encoding ribosome small subunit-dependent GTPase A, coding for MARDTGTDDDRVRVRPNPRGNRPRTKNRPDHADAVGAMVLGVDRGRYHLLTDDGTRVTGMKARELGRGARTAVVVGDRVGVVGDVSGRKDSLARIVRVEERTSVLRRSAEDGDAPGVERVIVANADQLVIVTALADPEPRPRMVDRTLVAAYDAGMEPVLCLTKADLADPGPFLAQYEALDVTALVTSIVGDEICGLDALRERLTGRVSVLIGHSGVGKSTLVNALVPDAFRATGVVNVVTGRGRHTSSSAVALPLPGGGWAIDTPGVRSFGLSHVGADDLLRGFADLAEVAAQCPRGCSHAEDAPDCALDEWVASGSAGDAGRARLDSFRRLLAARSGAAEA